One Alkalicoccus halolimnae DNA segment encodes these proteins:
- a CDS encoding acetate kinase yields MSKIMAINAGSSSLKFQLLEMPEETIVTKGLVERIGMSDAVFTIEVDGEKKKETTDIEDHAKAVKILLDKLTKHHIIESLDEIEGIGHRVVHGGEKFNDSVLITDDVIQGIEDVSELAPLHNPANLTGIRAFKKVLPNVPSVAVFDTAFHQTMPESSYLYSLPYEYYEKYGIRKYGFHGTSHKYVSERAAEMLNRPMENLRILSCHLGNGASIAAIEGGKSIDTSMGFTPLAGVTMGTRSGNIDPALIPYIMEKADLSAEEVMDVLNKKSGMLALSGFSSDLRDIEVEANEGNERARLALNVFTSRIHKYIGSYAARMHGLDAVIFTAGIGENSDTIRARVLEGLEFMGIYWDPTLNKIRGQEAFINYPHSPVKVIVIPTNEEVVIARDTMRLG; encoded by the coding sequence ATGTCTAAAATCATGGCGATCAATGCAGGTAGTTCTTCTTTGAAATTTCAGCTGCTGGAAATGCCGGAAGAAACGATCGTAACAAAAGGGCTCGTGGAGCGCATCGGAATGAGTGATGCTGTATTTACGATTGAAGTAGACGGGGAAAAAAAGAAAGAAACGACCGACATTGAAGACCATGCAAAAGCGGTTAAAATTTTGCTGGATAAATTAACAAAACACCATATTATCGAATCACTTGATGAAATCGAGGGAATCGGACACCGGGTTGTTCATGGAGGAGAAAAATTTAATGACTCTGTATTAATTACAGACGACGTGATTCAGGGCATTGAAGACGTTTCCGAACTCGCTCCTCTCCATAACCCTGCTAATTTGACAGGGATTCGTGCATTCAAGAAAGTTCTTCCCAACGTACCGTCTGTCGCAGTGTTTGATACGGCTTTTCACCAGACGATGCCGGAATCCTCTTACCTCTACAGTCTGCCTTACGAATATTACGAAAAGTACGGCATACGCAAGTATGGATTTCATGGGACGTCCCACAAATATGTATCAGAGCGGGCTGCAGAGATGCTGAACCGTCCGATGGAAAATCTTCGGATTCTTTCCTGTCACCTCGGAAATGGCGCTTCGATTGCTGCGATTGAAGGAGGAAAATCCATTGATACGTCGATGGGCTTCACTCCTCTTGCAGGGGTGACGATGGGAACACGCTCCGGTAATATCGATCCAGCCTTAATTCCTTATATTATGGAAAAAGCTGATCTGTCAGCAGAAGAAGTAATGGACGTTTTAAACAAAAAAAGCGGTATGCTTGCACTATCCGGTTTTTCCAGCGACCTGAGAGATATCGAAGTGGAAGCTAACGAAGGCAATGAAAGAGCCCGGCTTGCCCTGAATGTATTTACAAGCAGAATTCATAAGTACATTGGTTCCTATGCAGCGCGTATGCACGGTCTCGATGCTGTCATCTTTACCGCAGGCATTGGCGAAAACAGCGATACTATCCGGGCAAGGGTTCTGGAAGGTCTCGAATTTATGGGTATTTACTGGGATCCTACCCTTAATAAAATCCGCGGCCAGGAAGCGTTTATTAACTATCCGCATTCCCCGGTCAAAGTTATTGTCATTCCTACAAATGAAGAAGTCGTTATTGCCCGTGACACGATGCGTCTCGGTTAA
- a CDS encoding universal stress protein gives MTVRYNTILVAVDGSDEAKRAFRKAVLLSKDHDAKLLLVHIVDTRTFASVEHYDRTIFSEAEQYAKDMLNDYKGLAEKEGVSDVTLVLDYGSPKVKIAKDVAKKHNVDLIVTGATGLNAVERFLIGSVSEHITRHAACDVLIVRTDTEVK, from the coding sequence ATGACAGTTCGTTATAACACAATTCTTGTTGCGGTAGACGGTTCCGATGAAGCAAAACGCGCTTTCAGAAAAGCAGTACTTCTATCAAAAGACCACGATGCAAAACTCTTGCTGGTTCACATTGTCGATACCCGTACGTTCGCCTCTGTAGAACACTACGACCGTACTATTTTTTCCGAAGCTGAGCAGTATGCAAAAGATATGCTGAACGATTACAAAGGCCTCGCTGAAAAAGAAGGAGTCAGTGATGTTACGCTCGTTCTTGACTACGGTTCCCCTAAAGTGAAAATTGCGAAAGATGTTGCCAAAAAGCACAACGTTGATTTAATTGTAACCGGCGCTACCGGTTTAAACGCGGTAGAACGCTTTCTTATCGGAAGTGTATCCGAACATATTACCCGTCACGCTGCTTGTGATGTATTAATCGTTCGTACCGATACAGAAGTAAAATAA
- a CDS encoding DHH family phosphoesterase, protein MSKDIMKKIWKAIEEHEKIIIHRHVRPDPDAIGAQAGLKEMIHAAFPHKKIFSAGETEPSLLFLAAMDNVKKEDYEDALVIVCDTANTARIDGEGAETGKLLIKIDHHPEVDQFGDIQWVETEASSTCEMISRLAELTEVPLPVEAARLLYAGIVADTGRFRFPNTSTATFASAGSLIAHGFDRSELYNKMDETSLELLRLQGHVLSNLEVSDSGAARVTLTKETLEKFSVTSKEASAIVNCFSNLKGLKAWVFFVEEEDIIRVRMRSKKPEIHKLAEDHKGGGHPMASGAQADTWKETDEIFAKLDILCREA, encoded by the coding sequence ATGTCCAAAGATATAATGAAAAAAATCTGGAAAGCAATCGAAGAGCATGAAAAGATTATAATACACCGGCACGTCAGACCGGATCCCGATGCCATTGGTGCCCAGGCAGGCCTGAAAGAAATGATACACGCAGCTTTTCCTCATAAAAAAATTTTTTCAGCCGGAGAAACAGAACCTTCCCTGCTCTTTTTAGCAGCGATGGATAATGTAAAAAAAGAAGATTATGAGGATGCTCTTGTGATCGTATGTGATACAGCAAACACTGCCCGGATTGACGGAGAAGGAGCGGAAACAGGGAAGCTCCTCATTAAAATAGATCATCACCCCGAAGTTGATCAATTCGGTGATATACAGTGGGTGGAGACCGAAGCCAGTTCCACGTGTGAAATGATCAGCCGTCTTGCTGAGCTCACCGAGGTTCCTCTTCCGGTGGAGGCAGCGAGGCTTTTATATGCGGGAATTGTTGCGGATACCGGCCGATTCCGATTCCCTAATACATCCACGGCAACTTTTGCTTCTGCAGGCAGCCTGATTGCCCACGGATTTGACCGGAGTGAACTTTACAATAAGATGGATGAAACTTCTCTCGAACTGCTGCGGCTTCAGGGGCACGTCCTTTCAAATTTGGAAGTGAGTGATTCAGGAGCTGCGCGCGTCACCCTTACAAAAGAAACGCTGGAGAAATTTTCTGTCACCTCAAAGGAAGCCTCAGCCATCGTCAATTGCTTTTCCAACTTAAAGGGATTGAAAGCTTGGGTCTTTTTTGTAGAGGAGGAGGACATTATCCGTGTACGGATGCGTTCTAAAAAACCGGAAATTCATAAGCTGGCTGAAGATCATAAAGGCGGTGGTCATCCGATGGCTTCCGGAGCACAAGCGGACACCTGGAAAGAAACTGATGAAATATTTGCTAAACTCGATATTCTCTGTAGAGAAGCATAA
- a CDS encoding DRTGG domain-containing protein yields MTKHEQILQFIRSLEVGNKISVRHIAKELHVSEGTAYRAIKDAENQGLVSTIERVGTIRIEKKQKENIEKLTYAEVVNIVEGTVLGGRDGLHKTLNKFVIGAMKSEAMMRYVEAGNLLIVGNRERVHQMALEEDSAVLITGGFDTTEEAKRIADERSLPIISTSYDTFTVATMINRAIYDQLIKKEIISVEDILISIEETDHLTTVNTVEKYQSLNKLTGHSRYPVIDGDGKLQGMVTAKDIMGANPFTEIEKVMTKQPITVTRQTSVASAAHMMVWEGIEMLPVINSSKHLIGVISRQDVLKALQMIQRQPHIGETIEDLVTRHLEDMSEGKKTKYQLEVTPQMTNHLGTISYGVITTIVTESASRVLRKYKKGDLVVENMTVFFMKPVQIDAMIHIHPHVLEVGRKFGKVDVELFYEDQIVGKAMLMAQLIDR; encoded by the coding sequence ATGACAAAGCATGAGCAGATACTACAGTTTATTCGTTCTCTGGAAGTAGGTAATAAAATATCCGTACGGCATATTGCGAAAGAATTACACGTAAGTGAAGGTACAGCTTACCGGGCTATTAAAGACGCGGAAAATCAAGGGCTCGTTAGTACGATCGAGCGGGTAGGTACGATTCGTATTGAAAAAAAGCAAAAGGAAAATATAGAAAAACTTACTTATGCTGAAGTTGTCAATATTGTTGAAGGAACGGTACTCGGGGGCCGTGACGGTCTGCATAAAACCCTTAATAAGTTTGTTATCGGGGCGATGAAGTCAGAAGCGATGATGCGGTACGTGGAAGCGGGAAACCTGTTGATTGTAGGTAACCGTGAGAGGGTCCATCAGATGGCTCTGGAAGAAGATTCCGCCGTACTGATCACAGGCGGGTTTGATACGACTGAGGAAGCCAAACGGATTGCTGATGAAAGAAGTCTGCCGATTATTTCTACATCCTACGACACCTTCACAGTCGCCACAATGATAAACCGGGCTATTTACGATCAGCTGATTAAGAAAGAAATCATTTCAGTGGAGGACATCTTAATTTCCATCGAAGAAACCGATCATCTGACTACGGTGAATACAGTTGAAAAATACCAGTCGCTCAACAAACTTACCGGGCACAGCCGCTATCCGGTGATCGATGGGGACGGGAAGCTTCAGGGAATGGTTACTGCTAAAGACATTATGGGAGCGAATCCTTTTACGGAAATTGAAAAAGTTATGACGAAACAGCCGATTACAGTAACGAGACAGACTTCCGTTGCTTCGGCCGCCCATATGATGGTGTGGGAAGGAATAGAGATGCTTCCAGTCATTAATTCCTCGAAACACTTAATCGGTGTTATAAGCAGACAGGATGTCCTGAAAGCTCTGCAGATGATTCAGCGGCAGCCTCATATCGGTGAAACGATTGAAGATCTGGTAACGAGGCACCTGGAAGATATGTCAGAAGGGAAAAAAACAAAATATCAGCTTGAAGTAACCCCGCAGATGACCAATCATCTTGGAACGATATCCTACGGTGTTATTACTACAATAGTCACGGAGTCGGCCAGCAGAGTACTGCGAAAGTATAAAAAGGGAGATCTTGTCGTCGAGAACATGACGGTTTTCTTTATGAAACCGGTGCAGATAGACGCTATGATTCATATTCATCCGCATGTGCTTGAAGTAGGAAGGAAGTTCGGGAAAGTGGATGTGGAGCTTTTTTATGAAGATCAGATTGTAGGTAAGGCGATGCTAATGGCCCAGCTGATAGACCGCTGA
- the dnaE gene encoding DNA polymerase III subunit alpha, whose product MTFVHLHVQSEFSLQESGARIPELVKKAKDLGFDSLALTDRQAMHGAVRFYEACKAEGIKPIAGVKLAFRMKENGAEYDLLFLAENNQGYRSLLSLVTRASEKERSTYATLEDLRTLENVFVIQPMDRGPVQTLLLDKDLYGAEEVQDALTNVLSDRVYIEVQNHWYREEREKLLALKSWMKDREVKLVGSNRVLAVEEKDTDVCSVLTSIRTGTPLAELGTAGESEGYYLKSEQEMKDALEGWEEALHNAAVLAERCTWELELGDITLPRYSEIDDAGVLLRSWCENGMYERFGQPDQAAWERLEHEVSIIESMQFADYFLIVADFMQFAHKEGITTGPGRGSAAGSLVAYVLKITNVDPLAYNLLFERFLNPQRVSMPDIDIDFADADRDKVIHYVAERYGKEHVAQIVTFGTFAAKAAVRDAGKALGSDPYDIDRLAKLIPSRPNTKIADAEKLSSVQKLIEQKPDIGNVVHAAKKLEGLPRHTSVHAAGIVMSRRPLPEVVPLQQGHEGLMLTQYPMGDLEKLGLLKMDFLGLRNLTLIDRITKLASIDLTKIRFDDDIVFALLGRGDTFGIFQLESQGMQRVLKQLRPNSFEDIVAVNALYRPGPMEFIPTYVARKHGEEEISYIHADLEPILKPTYGVLIYQEQIMQIASLMAGFTLGEADILRRAVSKKKRDALEEGRVQFVKGAESKGYRREEAEEVYSQIARFADYGFNRSHAVAYSVISYQLAYLKARTPEAFYTALMESAVHDQEKLAFLIHEAGTHSLKVLPPSVQAGEAGFKLENRNIRLGLTSVKFVNEKSAQAVAESRGEEPFRDLFDFCGRLPKHIRTRRLLEALILSGALDDFKKSRTILLASLDTALEYAEQEDKKTEQGEELFPDEVIHPDYAEVKPMARTEELKLEKEMLGCYLSGHPLEEQAETLQKYKRLPIMEALKKSHKENVRIAGLITQIRTIETKKGDEMAFLQIEDESGGADVTVFPKPFKKYQLQFIKNEKLFIEGLIEEYEGERKIILQKCVLVDSLIDREKQQNASALYLYITIQAEKQALEEVKELLENTPGEVPVVLKYASDGKIVRLSEMWNVAVNEAFLEKLQARLGKNHVVFRKPGV is encoded by the coding sequence ATGACCTTTGTCCATTTACACGTGCAGAGCGAATTCAGCCTGCAGGAAAGTGGAGCCAGAATACCGGAGCTAGTAAAAAAAGCGAAAGATCTCGGATTTGATTCTCTTGCCCTTACGGACAGACAGGCGATGCACGGGGCTGTACGTTTTTACGAAGCGTGTAAAGCAGAAGGGATAAAGCCGATTGCCGGTGTGAAGCTGGCCTTTCGTATGAAAGAAAACGGAGCGGAATATGACCTTTTGTTTCTTGCGGAAAATAATCAGGGGTATCGTTCGCTCCTTTCCCTCGTCACCCGCGCATCGGAGAAGGAACGCAGTACATACGCAACGCTGGAAGATCTTAGAACACTGGAGAATGTTTTCGTCATCCAGCCGATGGACCGCGGGCCTGTGCAGACACTTCTGCTCGATAAAGATTTATACGGAGCGGAAGAAGTTCAGGACGCATTAACAAATGTCCTTTCTGACCGCGTCTATATTGAAGTTCAAAATCACTGGTACAGAGAAGAGAGGGAAAAGCTGCTTGCCCTGAAAAGCTGGATGAAGGACAGGGAAGTAAAGCTGGTGGGTTCCAACCGTGTCCTTGCCGTGGAAGAAAAAGATACGGACGTCTGCAGTGTGCTTACTTCGATCCGCACAGGCACACCTCTCGCTGAGCTCGGTACTGCAGGAGAATCCGAAGGTTATTATTTGAAGAGTGAACAGGAGATGAAAGACGCTCTCGAAGGCTGGGAAGAAGCCCTTCATAACGCAGCAGTCCTTGCTGAAAGGTGTACATGGGAGCTGGAGCTGGGAGATATTACGCTTCCGCGTTATTCGGAAATAGACGATGCAGGAGTCCTGCTTCGTTCGTGGTGTGAAAACGGAATGTATGAACGATTTGGACAGCCGGACCAGGCAGCATGGGAAAGGCTCGAGCACGAAGTTTCCATCATTGAATCAATGCAGTTTGCGGATTATTTTTTGATTGTGGCTGACTTCATGCAGTTCGCACATAAGGAAGGTATTACAACCGGGCCGGGGAGAGGCTCGGCTGCCGGCTCTCTTGTGGCTTATGTGCTGAAGATTACGAATGTGGATCCGCTGGCCTACAATCTTCTCTTCGAACGATTTTTAAATCCGCAGCGCGTTTCCATGCCGGATATTGACATCGACTTTGCCGATGCCGATCGTGACAAGGTCATTCATTACGTAGCAGAACGCTATGGGAAAGAACACGTCGCTCAAATCGTAACCTTTGGGACGTTTGCAGCTAAAGCGGCAGTAAGAGATGCCGGCAAAGCGCTGGGGAGTGACCCCTATGACATTGACCGTCTGGCAAAATTAATTCCTTCGAGGCCAAACACTAAAATTGCTGATGCGGAAAAGCTCTCGTCTGTTCAAAAACTGATCGAACAAAAGCCGGATATTGGTAATGTGGTTCATGCAGCAAAGAAGTTGGAAGGACTGCCCCGTCATACGTCGGTCCATGCAGCGGGCATAGTTATGAGCAGGCGTCCGCTTCCGGAAGTGGTGCCCCTTCAGCAGGGTCATGAAGGGCTGATGCTTACCCAGTATCCAATGGGGGACCTTGAGAAGCTCGGTCTGCTGAAAATGGATTTTCTCGGACTTCGTAATTTAACGTTGATTGACAGAATTACGAAACTCGCCTCCATTGACCTGACAAAAATCAGGTTTGATGACGATATAGTTTTTGCCCTTCTGGGAAGGGGAGACACGTTCGGAATTTTTCAGCTGGAGTCCCAGGGGATGCAGCGGGTGCTGAAGCAGCTAAGGCCAAACTCCTTCGAAGATATCGTTGCTGTCAATGCTCTCTATCGTCCGGGACCGATGGAATTTATTCCAACATACGTGGCCCGCAAGCATGGAGAAGAAGAAATCAGCTACATACATGCGGATCTCGAGCCAATTTTGAAACCGACGTATGGAGTACTGATTTATCAGGAACAGATTATGCAGATCGCTTCTCTGATGGCAGGCTTTACTCTTGGAGAGGCAGATATTCTTCGCCGGGCTGTCAGTAAAAAAAAGCGGGATGCTCTGGAAGAGGGCCGGGTTCAATTTGTTAAAGGAGCAGAATCAAAAGGTTACAGGAGGGAAGAAGCAGAAGAAGTTTACAGCCAGATAGCCCGGTTTGCTGACTATGGCTTTAATAGAAGTCATGCGGTTGCCTACAGCGTCATTTCCTACCAGCTGGCCTATTTGAAGGCACGAACACCGGAAGCATTCTACACCGCACTTATGGAAAGTGCCGTGCATGATCAGGAAAAGCTGGCGTTCCTGATCCATGAAGCTGGAACGCATTCGCTGAAAGTGCTTCCTCCCTCCGTGCAGGCTGGAGAAGCAGGATTTAAACTGGAAAATAGAAATATCCGGCTTGGGCTGACGAGCGTCAAGTTTGTGAATGAAAAATCTGCACAAGCGGTGGCGGAGTCGAGAGGAGAAGAGCCTTTTCGGGATCTCTTCGACTTTTGTGGCCGACTTCCAAAACATATCCGGACCCGCAGGCTGCTTGAAGCCCTGATTCTCAGCGGGGCTCTCGACGATTTCAAAAAATCGAGAACCATCCTCCTTGCCTCGCTTGATACCGCTCTGGAATATGCAGAGCAGGAAGATAAAAAAACGGAGCAGGGAGAAGAACTGTTTCCTGATGAAGTAATTCATCCTGATTATGCAGAGGTAAAACCAATGGCCAGAACAGAAGAGCTGAAACTGGAAAAAGAAATGCTCGGCTGTTATTTAAGCGGTCATCCGCTGGAAGAACAGGCGGAAACCCTTCAAAAATATAAACGTCTTCCGATTATGGAAGCACTAAAAAAAAGCCATAAAGAAAATGTGCGTATTGCCGGTTTAATTACACAGATCCGCACGATTGAAACAAAGAAGGGGGATGAGATGGCTTTTCTGCAGATAGAGGATGAAAGCGGAGGAGCAGACGTTACTGTTTTTCCGAAACCTTTTAAAAAATACCAGCTGCAGTTTATAAAAAACGAAAAGCTGTTTATCGAAGGCTTAATCGAGGAATATGAAGGAGAGCGAAAGATTATTTTACAAAAGTGCGTCCTTGTTGACTCTCTGATTGACCGCGAAAAACAGCAGAATGCATCAGCCTTATATTTATATATAACGATTCAGGCGGAGAAACAGGCACTTGAGGAAGTTAAGGAACTTCTTGAGAACACACCGGGTGAGGTTCCGGTAGTATTGAAATATGCTTCGGACGGAAAAATTGTCAGGCTTTCAGAAATGTGGAATGTAGCTGTAAATGAAGCTTTTTTGGAGAAGCTGCAGGCCCGATTAGGTAAAAATCATGTTGTTTTCCGAAAGCCGGGGGTGTAA
- a CDS encoding metal-dependent hydrolase, producing the protein MKVSYHGHSVVKIETNGTNIFIDPFITGNETTDLVADDTKADVILLTHGHNDHVGDTVEMAKRNDALVVAPFELATYLGFQGVNAHPMHIGGKHEFAFGTVKLTQAFHGSAYTEEENQRIVYTGMPAGILFTAEGKTIYHAGDTGLFSDLKLIGEQHKIDLAFLPIGDNFTMGPEDASLAAEWVKAEKVVPVHYNTFPVIEQDPQAFADSLKKAEGIAMKAGDELEL; encoded by the coding sequence ATGAAGGTATCCTATCACGGACATTCAGTAGTGAAAATTGAAACAAACGGTACAAATATTTTCATCGATCCCTTTATCACAGGAAATGAAACAACAGACCTGGTGGCAGATGATACTAAAGCAGACGTTATTCTGCTCACTCACGGCCATAACGACCACGTAGGTGACACAGTGGAAATGGCTAAGCGTAATGATGCTCTCGTTGTCGCTCCTTTCGAACTTGCTACGTATTTAGGTTTTCAGGGAGTAAACGCCCATCCGATGCATATAGGCGGAAAGCACGAATTTGCTTTCGGTACAGTAAAGCTGACTCAGGCATTCCACGGCTCCGCTTATACCGAAGAAGAGAACCAGCGTATTGTCTATACCGGCATGCCGGCAGGAATTCTGTTTACAGCTGAAGGGAAAACGATTTATCATGCGGGTGATACCGGTCTGTTTTCTGATTTGAAGCTTATCGGGGAACAGCACAAAATTGATCTTGCTTTTCTTCCTATCGGCGACAATTTCACGATGGGACCGGAAGATGCTTCCCTGGCGGCAGAATGGGTGAAAGCAGAGAAAGTCGTTCCGGTACACTACAACACGTTCCCTGTTATTGAACAGGATCCGCAGGCTTTTGCAGATTCTTTGAAAAAAGCAGAAGGTATTGCAATGAAAGCAGGAGACGAGCTCGAATTGTAA
- a CDS encoding YtpI family protein: protein MIIFPILIIGSLVMFVYFKVNQARSQGPAATELYNAKSSICLGIFILAFGINSYINLQTTTAAVIALIFGVLGGANLYFGFKKHQHFKPLARSEKQDAPEK from the coding sequence ATGATAATTTTCCCCATTCTGATCATCGGGTCTCTCGTAATGTTCGTTTATTTTAAAGTCAATCAGGCAAGAAGCCAAGGTCCGGCTGCTACTGAGCTTTACAATGCTAAATCCAGTATCTGCCTCGGTATTTTTATACTCGCATTTGGTATAAACAGCTACATCAACCTCCAGACGACAACGGCCGCTGTTATCGCACTCATTTTTGGAGTACTTGGTGGAGCTAATCTCTATTTCGGATTTAAAAAGCATCAGCATTTCAAGCCGCTCGCCCGGTCTGAAAAGCAGGATGCTCCTGAAAAATAA
- a CDS encoding SDR family oxidoreductase: MSVRHAVITAGTKGLGKKVTEKLLKEGYSVTVNYRTDEKAKKVLEKEWEIHENKVQFVKGDVQNKEDLSLLKEEAMKRFGRIDILILNAGPYIFERKALADYEEEEWEQMINGNLNSAFHMMRQVIPIMRKQQFGRIITYGFQGVDHSPGWLYRAAFAASKTGLASLTKSVAIEEASNGITANMICPGEILGEMKENDIEKAREAKDDKTPVGRSGTGEDIARTVLFLIDDNADMLTGSIVEVTGGLDVLHKHRS, from the coding sequence ATGTCCGTGCGCCATGCAGTGATAACAGCTGGTACAAAAGGTTTAGGGAAAAAAGTGACTGAAAAGCTATTAAAAGAAGGGTACTCTGTTACAGTGAATTATCGTACAGACGAAAAAGCCAAAAAAGTTCTTGAAAAAGAATGGGAAATTCATGAAAATAAGGTGCAGTTTGTAAAAGGGGATGTGCAAAATAAAGAAGATTTGTCCCTTCTAAAAGAAGAAGCGATGAAACGATTTGGAAGGATAGACATTCTAATTCTTAATGCAGGCCCGTATATTTTTGAAAGGAAAGCGCTCGCAGATTATGAGGAAGAAGAGTGGGAACAGATGATTAACGGGAACCTGAATTCCGCTTTTCACATGATGCGCCAGGTTATTCCGATTATGAGAAAGCAGCAGTTCGGCAGAATTATCACATATGGGTTCCAGGGAGTGGACCATTCTCCGGGCTGGCTTTATCGTGCAGCTTTTGCGGCTTCCAAAACCGGACTTGCCTCTTTGACGAAGTCTGTAGCCATTGAAGAAGCTTCTAATGGGATTACCGCTAATATGATCTGTCCGGGAGAAATCCTCGGCGAAATGAAAGAAAACGATATTGAAAAAGCAAGAGAAGCAAAAGATGATAAAACTCCTGTCGGCAGATCAGGGACGGGAGAAGATATTGCACGGACCGTTCTTTTTCTTATTGATGATAATGCCGATATGCTGACAGGAAGCATCGTAGAAGTAACCGGAGGACTGGACGTTCTTCACAAGCACCGCTCCTGA
- a CDS encoding M24 family metallopeptidase, producing MQRLHTIQTKMTNRGWDILMVQTRPNVFYLSGFDTDPHERLLAVLLFPSGAPLVICPDMEINQIHETFPEAEIIGYTDSEDPWLKLSGFLKTNSYQVENIAVESSISWSRLNKWKEAAPLASFHEADEALLNSRLIKESEELSLMKEAAALADKGVETGIARLEEGVTEMEVVAAVEYELKRRGVREMSFSTMVLFGEKAGDPHGTPGSRRLKKGDNVLFDLGVMWKGYASDITRTVFYDSVSDEQQEVYEAVLKAQQKALSLVKPGVKIGQLDTAAREVIENAGYGPYFPHRVGHGLGIEVHEFPSMNKENTDFLQEGMTFTIEPGIYIPGRLGVRIEDDLCVTAEGCKSLTAFPKDLTIVPSV from the coding sequence ATGCAGCGATTACATACTATTCAAACAAAAATGACGAACAGAGGCTGGGATATTTTAATGGTGCAGACACGTCCCAACGTATTTTATTTAAGCGGCTTTGATACAGACCCGCACGAACGCCTGCTTGCTGTCCTGCTTTTTCCGTCCGGTGCACCTCTTGTTATTTGTCCAGATATGGAAATAAATCAGATTCACGAAACGTTCCCCGAAGCGGAAATTATCGGCTATACAGATTCGGAAGACCCATGGCTGAAATTATCCGGTTTTTTGAAAACAAACTCGTATCAAGTTGAAAATATTGCAGTTGAGTCTTCCATTTCCTGGAGCCGGCTTAACAAGTGGAAGGAAGCAGCTCCCCTCGCCTCTTTCCACGAAGCAGATGAAGCGCTCCTCAACAGCAGGCTTATCAAAGAATCAGAAGAACTTTCACTTATGAAGGAAGCGGCAGCTCTTGCTGATAAAGGAGTGGAAACCGGCATCGCCCGTCTGGAAGAAGGAGTTACAGAAATGGAAGTAGTGGCTGCTGTTGAATACGAATTAAAACGGCGCGGTGTAAGGGAAATGTCTTTCAGTACGATGGTGCTTTTCGGCGAAAAGGCAGGTGATCCCCATGGCACACCCGGCTCCCGCAGGCTTAAAAAAGGTGACAATGTTCTATTTGACCTCGGAGTTATGTGGAAAGGGTATGCTTCAGACATCACTCGCACCGTTTTTTATGATTCCGTTTCAGACGAACAGCAGGAAGTATATGAAGCCGTTCTGAAAGCTCAGCAGAAAGCGCTCTCCCTCGTAAAACCAGGTGTAAAAATCGGGCAGCTCGATACGGCTGCAAGAGAAGTCATTGAAAACGCAGGATACGGACCGTATTTTCCCCACAGAGTTGGTCATGGACTCGGAATAGAAGTACACGAATTTCCATCGATGAATAAAGAGAATACAGATTTTCTGCAGGAGGGGATGACTTTTACGATTGAACCGGGCATTTACATTCCCGGCAGATTGGGAGTTCGGATTGAAGATGATTTATGCGTAACTGCAGAAGGCTGTAAAAGCCTCACCGCGTTTCCTAAGGATTTAACGATTGTGCCTTCCGTGTAA